In one window of Gemmatimonadetes bacterium SCN 70-22 DNA:
- a CDS encoding RNA polymerase sigma-54 factor, which yields MKTGLSQSTSLRQELKVNPRLYQAMDLLYMPLLDLQQHLKQELLNNPFLEMTEPDEDDSEEEEREGEEGPVDLAEPETAPPEERESVNNETIDWEEILLDGFETGGVREEHEEREYYEPVSVERRDLDDHLKDQISLLELTPRQLLLADEFAGNINEDGYLTCAIDEILDGINEVVARAAEREGFEGTLPLYTPAEAEEMLRIVQTLDPPGVGARDLRECLLLQLRDLQQEGTLQFRLVHDAFDELIAHRWSEISKRFGISAQDVQHAADEIAKLDPKPGLRYSVANDGYIVPDLVVEKIDGEYHVFINDANLPRLRLSKAYQDIARDKKKFDGENKEFISSKLNSANWMIQAIEQRRQTMLKVMNYIVDRQRDFFEKGVQYLKPLTLREVAEVISMHESTVSRVTNEKYVQTPRGVLPLKFFFSSGLSTTGGEDVSARGIKDQIEKLVASEDARNPLTDQAIVNILRENGVNIARRTVAKYRDQLGVLSARMRKRV from the coding sequence ATGAAGACGGGGCTCAGCCAGAGCACGTCGCTCCGGCAGGAGCTGAAGGTCAATCCACGCCTGTACCAGGCGATGGACCTGCTCTACATGCCGCTGCTCGACCTCCAGCAGCACCTCAAGCAGGAACTCCTCAACAACCCGTTCCTCGAGATGACCGAGCCCGACGAGGACGACTCGGAGGAGGAGGAGCGCGAGGGCGAGGAGGGGCCGGTCGACCTGGCGGAACCGGAGACCGCGCCGCCGGAGGAGCGGGAGTCGGTCAACAACGAGACGATCGACTGGGAAGAGATCCTGCTCGACGGCTTCGAGACCGGCGGGGTGCGCGAGGAGCACGAGGAGCGCGAGTACTACGAGCCCGTCTCGGTGGAGCGGCGCGACCTCGACGACCACCTCAAGGACCAGATCTCCCTCCTCGAGCTGACCCCGCGCCAGTTGCTGCTGGCGGACGAGTTCGCGGGCAACATCAACGAGGACGGCTACCTCACCTGCGCGATCGACGAGATCCTCGACGGCATCAACGAGGTGGTCGCCCGCGCGGCCGAGCGCGAGGGGTTCGAGGGCACGCTCCCGCTGTACACCCCGGCCGAGGCCGAGGAGATGCTGCGCATCGTCCAGACGCTCGACCCGCCCGGGGTCGGGGCGCGCGACCTCCGCGAGTGCCTCCTCTTGCAGCTGCGCGACCTCCAGCAGGAGGGGACGCTGCAGTTTCGCCTCGTGCACGACGCCTTCGACGAGCTCATCGCCCACCGCTGGAGCGAGATCTCGAAGCGCTTCGGCATCAGCGCCCAGGACGTGCAGCACGCCGCCGACGAGATCGCCAAGCTCGACCCCAAGCCGGGATTGCGCTACAGCGTCGCCAACGACGGCTACATCGTCCCGGACCTCGTCGTGGAGAAGATCGACGGCGAGTACCACGTCTTCATCAACGACGCCAACCTCCCGCGCCTCCGGCTCAGCAAGGCGTACCAGGACATCGCGCGTGACAAGAAGAAGTTCGACGGCGAGAACAAGGAGTTCATTTCCTCCAAGCTCAACTCGGCCAACTGGATGATCCAGGCGATCGAGCAGCGCCGCCAGACGATGCTCAAGGTCATGAACTACATCGTCGACCGGCAGCGCGACTTCTTCGAGAAAGGGGTGCAGTACCTCAAGCCCCTCACCCTGCGCGAGGTGGCCGAGGTGATCTCCATGCACGAGAGCACCGTCAGCCGCGTCACGAACGAGAAGTACGTGCAGACGCCGCGCGGCGTCCTCCCCCTCAAGTTCTTCTTCTCGTCCGGGCTGAGCACCACCGGGGGCGAGGACGTGTCGGCGCGCGGCATCAAGGACCAGATCGAGAAGCTGGTCGCCAGCGAGGACGCACGGAATCCGCTCACCGACCAGGCCATCGTGAACATCCTGCGCGAGAACGGCGTCAACATTGCACGGCGCACCGTCGCCAAGTACCGCGACCAGCTGGGGGTGCTCTCCGCGCGCATGCGCAAGCGGGTATGA